The Microbacterium proteolyticum genome contains a region encoding:
- a CDS encoding four-helix bundle copper-binding protein: protein MTAVDQMLTTHPKAGTIDAADALARCIQACIECAQTCTACADACLSEDMVAELVTCITKNANCADVCAATGAVLSRQTTMDADVVRAVVEACRTACASCAQECEQHADMHEHCRVCAEACRRCEQACTDLLAAL from the coding sequence ATGACTGCTGTTGACCAGATGCTCACCACGCACCCCAAGGCCGGAACCATTGACGCTGCGGACGCCCTCGCCCGCTGTATCCAGGCGTGCATCGAGTGCGCGCAGACCTGCACCGCGTGTGCCGACGCTTGCTTGTCGGAGGACATGGTGGCCGAGCTGGTGACGTGCATCACCAAGAACGCCAACTGCGCCGACGTATGCGCCGCGACCGGTGCGGTGCTTTCTCGACAGACGACGATGGACGCCGATGTGGTTCGCGCTGTTGTGGAGGCGTGCCGCACCGCGTGTGCCTCCTGCGCGCAGGAATGCGAGCAGCACGCCGACATGCACGAGCACTGCCGCGTCTGCGCAGAGGCGTGCCGTCGCTGTGAGCAGGCGTGCACCGACCTTCTCGCGGCGTTGTAA
- a CDS encoding DUF6153 family protein, with protein MSLIALAHQLRGQRAVTRTLLMMVAVVGAVIAGLLAMHSLNTHATTAGHGGTVAVSAEPAPPSAHHDASPGTAAVNTTTAATDHAGCTGCGDDHAMTWMVCVLALLVSVILFARLRIGWRITLRDDVLAMIHPRSPASAHPVPPPSLTVLCISRT; from the coding sequence ATGTCGCTGATTGCCCTTGCACACCAGTTGCGTGGCCAGCGCGCGGTCACCCGCACCCTCCTGATGATGGTGGCTGTCGTCGGCGCCGTCATCGCGGGGCTCCTGGCCATGCACTCCCTCAACACCCACGCCACCACCGCCGGCCACGGCGGCACGGTGGCCGTCAGCGCCGAGCCGGCACCACCCAGCGCCCACCACGACGCCTCTCCCGGTACCGCAGCGGTGAACACCACCACCGCCGCCACGGATCATGCAGGCTGCACCGGCTGCGGCGACGATCACGCGATGACCTGGATGGTCTGCGTTCTCGCGCTGCTTGTCAGCGTGATCCTGTTCGCGCGGCTGCGCATCGGCTGGCGGATCACCCTGCGAGACGACGTACTCGCCATGATCCACCCCCGATCGCCCGCATCGGCCCACCCGGTTCCGCCACCCTCACTTACCGTTCTCTGCATCAGTCGCACGTGA
- a CDS encoding DUF305 domain-containing protein, with protein MNTRAAATAALTLTSLLVLAGCSGGTTSGGSMPGMDHGSSSSATPAQSADANEADVMFATMMIEHHTQAIEMSDTLLAKDGIDERVTALAEQIKAAQEPEIAQMEGWLEDWGASAPDTGSMDHGGGMMSEEDMQSLEQATGTDAARLFLQQMIEHHRGAIEMAQEETGNGQNSDAVALANQIVESQTSEIATMEELLATL; from the coding sequence ATGAACACCCGCGCCGCGGCGACCGCCGCGCTCACCCTCACCAGCCTTCTCGTCCTCGCCGGATGCTCCGGCGGAACCACCTCCGGCGGCAGCATGCCCGGAATGGACCACGGAAGCAGCAGCAGCGCTACCCCCGCGCAATCTGCTGACGCCAACGAAGCGGACGTCATGTTCGCCACCATGATGATCGAGCACCACACGCAAGCGATCGAGATGTCCGACACCCTCCTGGCCAAAGACGGCATCGACGAGCGGGTGACCGCGCTGGCGGAGCAGATCAAGGCCGCCCAGGAACCTGAAATCGCGCAGATGGAAGGCTGGTTGGAGGACTGGGGCGCCAGCGCCCCCGACACCGGCAGCATGGACCACGGCGGCGGCATGATGAGCGAAGAAGACATGCAGTCGCTCGAGCAGGCCACCGGTACGGACGCTGCCCGCCTGTTCCTCCAGCAAATGATCGAGCACCACCGCGGTGCGATCGAGATGGCGCAAGAAGAAACCGGCAACGGCCAAAACAGTGACGCCGTCGCCCTGGCCAACCAGATCGTCGAATCGCAAACGTCCGAGATCGCCACCATGGAGGAGCTTCTGGCCACTCTCTGA
- a CDS encoding F510_1955 family glycosylhydrolase yields MQHHHTNLTAPGSRTRALSLAALVPMVALALAGCATSPSLTGDDHPEQPLTHVHGIVDDPATDGFLIGTHEGIFTVTRDGELGARLAKTDFDAMGLTVLDDTLVASGHPGRTTPPELGAPNLGIIRSSDNGQSWQPTAFTGEKDFHALAADPRGTLYGVATDANEMLTSTDGGVSWQPTGAPVYAMSLAVDAAGRVMASTADGLLVSTDRAATFQAWPDAPLLAGLSASPDHNRVVGIGTQGRIWATTAGAQNWFEVGTIHGTAQAVTITNNGDILVVDDSGLSLIPYQQ; encoded by the coding sequence ATGCAGCACCACCACACCAACCTCACCGCGCCGGGCTCCCGCACCCGCGCCCTGTCCTTGGCCGCCCTCGTCCCCATGGTCGCGCTTGCTCTCGCAGGCTGCGCCACTTCACCGTCCCTCACCGGTGACGACCACCCCGAGCAGCCGCTCACGCACGTGCACGGCATCGTTGATGACCCCGCCACCGATGGATTCCTTATCGGAACCCACGAGGGCATCTTCACCGTCACCCGTGACGGTGAGCTGGGCGCCCGCCTGGCGAAGACGGACTTCGATGCGATGGGCCTGACCGTCCTCGACGACACACTCGTGGCATCCGGCCACCCCGGTCGGACCACCCCGCCCGAGCTGGGAGCCCCCAACCTGGGCATCATCCGAAGCTCCGACAACGGGCAGAGCTGGCAACCCACCGCATTCACAGGCGAGAAAGACTTTCACGCCCTCGCCGCGGACCCCCGCGGAACGCTCTACGGCGTCGCCACCGACGCCAATGAAATGCTCACCAGCACAGACGGCGGTGTCTCCTGGCAGCCCACCGGGGCACCCGTCTATGCCATGTCGCTTGCCGTTGACGCAGCGGGGCGAGTGATGGCCTCCACCGCGGACGGTCTGCTGGTCAGCACCGATCGGGCTGCCACATTTCAGGCGTGGCCGGATGCTCCCCTTCTTGCCGGGCTCAGCGCCTCCCCGGACCACAACCGCGTGGTCGGTATCGGCACCCAGGGACGGATCTGGGCCACAACCGCGGGAGCGCAGAACTGGTTCGAAGTCGGAACGATCCACGGCACCGCCCAAGCCGTCACCATCACCAACAACGGCGACATCCTCGTCGTCGATGACAGCGGCCTGAGCCTCATCCCCTACCAGCAGTAA
- a CDS encoding signal peptidase II, whose translation MSRFTRLLAATAAVVAAFTVDQLTKAWALSYLDGGRDIDLGLGVSLRLVFNPGVAFGLGGDVGAPLVVGVMVLVAALLTWIVIRVLRRQSMGATALLAAAAGGAIGNLWDRTTRAETGPLSGEVVDFIAVDWFAIFNVADIFTTLGLLGWAALYLLRRDHAPISGSTGDGSQHRG comes from the coding sequence GTGAGCAGATTCACACGCCTCCTCGCTGCCACTGCTGCCGTAGTTGCCGCCTTCACGGTCGACCAACTCACCAAAGCGTGGGCCCTGTCCTACCTCGACGGAGGCCGTGATATCGACCTTGGGCTGGGCGTATCCCTGCGCCTCGTGTTCAACCCTGGGGTCGCATTCGGTCTCGGCGGCGATGTAGGAGCGCCGCTTGTCGTCGGCGTTATGGTCCTTGTCGCCGCGCTGCTCACGTGGATCGTCATCCGAGTGCTGCGGAGGCAGAGCATGGGCGCTACTGCGCTGCTGGCTGCCGCCGCCGGCGGCGCGATCGGCAACCTGTGGGACCGCACCACACGCGCTGAAACCGGACCGCTCAGCGGAGAGGTCGTCGACTTCATCGCTGTCGACTGGTTCGCCATCTTCAACGTGGCTGACATCTTCACAACCCTCGGCCTGCTCGGGTGGGCAGCCTTGTATCTGCTCCGTCGAGACCACGCTCCCATCAGCGGGAGCACCGGTGACGGTTCCCAGCACCGCGGCTGA
- a CDS encoding cadmium resistance transporter gives MIGTIVAAIGLFAATNIDDIVVLTVLFLASARGALPGWKVVAGQYLGFIALVAISSLAAAGLTIVPDEWVGLLGLVPLAIGVYGLIRTLRRRGDDDGDDESSISAGGLLGVAGITIANGADNISLYTPVFRTNPVPDTIVTIIVFLVLVAVWCLVARFVGTSKAVTEALEKIEHWLVPAVFIGLGLYILIESGVIVRLIEVLS, from the coding sequence ATGATCGGAACCATCGTGGCCGCCATCGGCCTGTTCGCGGCGACGAACATCGACGACATCGTCGTCCTCACCGTTCTGTTTCTCGCGTCCGCACGCGGAGCCCTCCCGGGATGGAAGGTCGTGGCCGGGCAGTACCTCGGCTTCATCGCCCTGGTCGCAATCAGCAGCCTCGCCGCCGCGGGCCTGACCATCGTCCCGGACGAATGGGTCGGGCTGCTGGGCCTGGTCCCACTTGCGATCGGTGTTTACGGGCTGATTCGTACGCTCCGACGTCGCGGCGACGATGACGGCGACGACGAAAGCTCCATCAGCGCCGGGGGCCTGCTCGGAGTTGCCGGCATCACCATCGCAAACGGCGCCGACAACATCTCGCTGTACACCCCTGTGTTCCGCACCAACCCTGTTCCGGACACCATCGTCACCATCATCGTGTTCTTGGTCCTGGTCGCCGTGTGGTGCCTTGTCGCCCGCTTCGTAGGTACCAGCAAAGCCGTCACAGAAGCCCTCGAGAAGATCGAGCACTGGCTCGTGCCGGCCGTGTTCATCGGGCTGGGCCTGTACATCCTGATCGAGTCCGGCGTGATCGTTCGCCTCATCGAAGTCCTGTCGTGA
- a CDS encoding ArsR/SmtB family transcription factor — MTQDLAAAVSLFHSLADHSRLSILRRLSAGEARVRDLTDELGLAQSTVSEHVGCLRECGLVVARSEGRQNFYSVSTPEVIDVLEAAERLLAATGFKVDLCKTYGSDAR, encoded by the coding sequence ATGACACAAGATCTTGCAGCTGCTGTCTCCCTGTTCCACTCTCTTGCCGATCACAGTCGCCTGTCGATACTGCGTCGGCTGTCAGCCGGTGAAGCTCGGGTGAGGGACCTGACCGATGAGCTCGGCTTGGCGCAATCGACCGTGTCGGAGCACGTTGGATGCCTCCGCGAATGCGGGCTTGTCGTTGCCCGCAGTGAGGGCCGGCAGAACTTTTACTCTGTCTCCACTCCTGAGGTGATCGATGTTCTCGAAGCGGCCGAGCGACTCCTCGCCGCGACGGGTTTCAAGGTCGATCTGTGCAAGACGTACGGGAGCGACGCCCGATGA
- a CDS encoding TetR/AcrR family transcriptional regulator C-terminal domain-containing protein yields the protein MSKSAAGSSPKGLSRELIVKNALEMIDESGAQGLSMRTLAHRLDTEAMSLYRHVHGKEDLLEAVVALLMSDLTSALEKETGAHWQAFLQTVAHEVRRIAMDHPMAFPLVATRHPAAPWLRPPLRSVEVVNTFLTALIGQGFTDAQAVGAYRSFSSFLLGQLLLESAVRGAQTGPVEEPLDEGDASIPQHDGSISLDNADEVVRLRPLLSQDRSQEEFEVSLEVLLDRLDRELSQ from the coding sequence GTGAGTAAAAGCGCGGCGGGATCGTCGCCCAAAGGACTCAGCCGCGAGCTGATCGTGAAGAACGCGCTGGAGATGATCGACGAATCGGGCGCGCAGGGCTTGTCGATGCGGACCCTGGCGCACCGACTGGATACCGAAGCGATGTCGCTGTATCGGCACGTGCATGGCAAGGAGGACCTCCTTGAGGCGGTGGTCGCGCTGCTGATGAGCGACCTGACATCCGCGCTCGAGAAAGAGACCGGGGCGCATTGGCAGGCCTTCTTGCAGACCGTTGCCCACGAGGTCCGCCGGATCGCGATGGACCACCCCATGGCCTTCCCCCTGGTGGCCACCCGGCACCCGGCGGCGCCCTGGCTGCGCCCTCCGCTGCGCAGCGTCGAGGTCGTCAACACGTTCCTGACCGCCCTGATCGGCCAAGGGTTCACCGACGCGCAGGCCGTCGGCGCCTACCGGTCCTTCAGCAGCTTCCTGCTCGGACAACTCCTTCTGGAATCCGCGGTCCGTGGGGCTCAGACGGGCCCGGTGGAGGAACCGCTGGACGAAGGGGACGCGAGCATCCCGCAACACGACGGCAGCATCTCGCTGGACAACGCCGATGAAGTGGTGCGGCTGCGTCCCCTGCTCAGTCAGGACCGCAGCCAAGAAGAATTCGAAGTGTCCCTCGAAGTGCTCCTGGACCGGCTCGACCGCGAACTGTCACAGTAA
- a CDS encoding DUF2382 domain-containing protein, giving the protein MIDTTNINDLIGADVYGSDDEKIGSVGQVYVDAEAQTPTWVTIKTGLFGTSETFAPLDDASFDGYQVRVAYPKDTVKDAPRIDSDGEISREEEDALYTYYGNGTAAPDAALYDQDIDRGNAAPRDTEGYDTSGPTTGDAMTRSEEQLHVGTEKVETGRARLRKHIVTEQVTKTVPVSHEEITVTREPITDANLGDAMAGGELTSEEHEVVLTGERVVTSKETVPVERVRLGTETVTDQQQVTEDVSHEEIELIDPDADSTPSK; this is encoded by the coding sequence ATGATTGACACCACCAACATCAACGACCTGATCGGCGCCGACGTGTACGGCTCCGACGACGAGAAGATCGGCTCGGTCGGCCAGGTATATGTCGACGCCGAAGCACAGACCCCGACGTGGGTCACCATCAAGACCGGCCTGTTCGGCACCTCGGAAACCTTCGCCCCGCTGGACGACGCGTCTTTCGATGGTTACCAGGTCCGTGTCGCATACCCGAAAGATACGGTCAAGGACGCCCCGCGAATTGACAGCGACGGGGAGATCAGCCGCGAAGAAGAAGACGCGCTATACACCTACTACGGCAACGGCACCGCCGCCCCTGACGCGGCACTGTATGACCAGGACATCGACCGGGGCAACGCCGCTCCCCGTGACACGGAGGGCTACGACACCTCCGGTCCCACCACCGGCGATGCGATGACCCGGTCTGAGGAGCAGCTGCACGTCGGAACAGAGAAGGTCGAGACCGGCCGAGCCCGGCTGCGCAAGCACATCGTCACCGAGCAGGTCACCAAGACCGTCCCGGTCAGCCACGAAGAGATCACCGTCACCCGCGAACCCATCACCGACGCCAACCTCGGCGACGCGATGGCCGGCGGGGAGCTCACCTCGGAGGAGCACGAAGTGGTCCTCACCGGGGAGCGAGTCGTCACCAGCAAGGAAACCGTCCCGGTCGAGCGCGTCAGACTCGGCACCGAGACGGTCACCGACCAGCAGCAGGTCACCGAAGACGTGTCTCACGAAGAGATCGAGCTGATCGACCCCGACGCGGACAGCACCCCTTCGAAGTAG
- a CDS encoding mechanosensitive ion channel family protein: MNIPVILQDALAAVITFVPLALLFLLILIVGLIVAKLISKGLEKLLEKVGFDRLVERGGIKKALAKSKLDASDIVGKIVYYTLVLFVLQFAFGVFGPNPVSDLLEGIIGFLPKIIVAIIIIVIAAAIAAGAKGLIQNTLGGLSYGKILANIVAIFILFLGVTAALNQIEVATTVTTPILIAVLAIIAGVIIVGAGGGLIKPMQQRWEAMLTKAEEEAPKIQQEAKNAPSVTEQAKQAKDQVQNATRTQPQRPTLPPRV, from the coding sequence ATGAATATCCCTGTCATCCTGCAGGACGCGTTGGCCGCGGTCATCACGTTCGTCCCGCTCGCCCTGTTGTTCCTGCTGATCCTGATCGTCGGCCTCATCGTCGCGAAGCTCATCTCCAAGGGGCTGGAGAAGCTCCTCGAAAAGGTCGGCTTCGACCGTCTTGTCGAACGCGGCGGAATCAAGAAGGCACTGGCCAAGTCGAAACTGGACGCGTCCGACATCGTCGGGAAGATCGTCTACTACACGCTCGTGCTGTTCGTGCTGCAGTTCGCGTTCGGTGTGTTCGGACCCAACCCGGTCAGCGACCTGCTGGAAGGCATCATCGGGTTCCTGCCGAAGATCATCGTCGCGATCATCATCATCGTGATCGCCGCCGCCATCGCCGCCGGCGCGAAGGGGCTCATCCAGAACACCCTGGGCGGGCTGTCGTACGGGAAGATCCTCGCCAACATCGTCGCGATCTTCATCCTGTTCCTCGGTGTCACCGCCGCGCTGAACCAGATCGAGGTCGCCACGACCGTCACCACCCCGATCCTCATCGCCGTGCTCGCGATCATCGCCGGTGTGATCATCGTCGGCGCCGGTGGTGGACTGATCAAGCCCATGCAGCAGCGTTGGGAAGCGATGCTGACCAAGGCCGAAGAAGAGGCGCCGAAGATCCAGCAGGAAGCCAAGAACGCGCCCAGCGTTACGGAGCAGGCCAAGCAGGCGAAGGACCAGGTCCAGAACGCCACCCGCACCCAGCCGCAGCGTCCCACGCTGCCGCCCCGGGTCTGA
- a CDS encoding DUF2382 domain-containing protein, translating into MTPTDDPELVRHEEHLHVSTETVPVEAIRIEKVIVTETRTFTADVRREELRITRAPITGQNSRSSVSSNAPTLPIVIVLREEQLTVTTRIVPVEKITVNVANVISEQHVSEPIRHEHVDVVEHRLP; encoded by the coding sequence ATGACCCCGACCGACGATCCGGAACTGGTGCGACACGAGGAACACCTTCACGTCAGCACCGAAACAGTCCCCGTCGAGGCGATCCGAATCGAGAAGGTCATCGTCACCGAAACGCGCACGTTCACCGCAGACGTGCGCCGCGAGGAACTCCGCATCACCCGCGCACCCATCACCGGCCAGAACAGTCGGAGCTCGGTATCGTCGAACGCACCGACGCTACCGATCGTGATCGTCTTGCGCGAAGAACAGCTGACCGTCACCACCCGCATCGTTCCGGTCGAGAAGATCACCGTGAACGTCGCCAACGTCATTAGCGAACAGCACGTCAGCGAACCCATCCGACATGAACACGTCGACGTCGTCGAACACCGCCTTCCATGA
- a CDS encoding recombinase family protein, whose translation MRLLGYTRVSTVSQDARLQLDALGATGVEARDVFSDVTSGSRAAVQRPGMKRLLEYAEPGDTVVVWRIDRLGRSLIDVLNTVNLLREKDVKVRSISDGIDPETSSGRMMLGMLATLAEYERELITERVNAGIAAAKQAGTRFGRPPVDPGVVKEKLAIVRDARAKGRTAEDAARLVGWSRATLYRHQHATGTPAAVGD comes from the coding sequence GTGAGGCTTCTCGGGTACACGCGCGTGAGCACCGTCAGTCAGGACGCGCGCCTGCAACTCGACGCCCTGGGCGCGACGGGTGTTGAGGCGAGGGACGTCTTCTCAGACGTGACCTCGGGCAGCCGTGCCGCGGTGCAGCGGCCAGGGATGAAGAGACTTCTGGAGTACGCGGAGCCCGGCGACACGGTGGTCGTCTGGCGCATCGACCGACTCGGGCGCTCCCTCATCGACGTGCTGAACACGGTGAACCTGCTGCGCGAGAAGGACGTGAAGGTTCGATCGATTTCGGATGGCATCGACCCCGAGACCTCGTCCGGGCGGATGATGCTGGGCATGCTCGCGACGCTGGCGGAGTACGAGCGTGAACTGATCACCGAGCGAGTCAACGCCGGCATCGCCGCGGCGAAGCAGGCTGGCACGCGCTTCGGCCGGCCACCCGTGGATCCGGGCGTCGTGAAGGAGAAGCTTGCGATCGTGCGAGACGCGCGCGCGAAGGGACGCACCGCCGAAGACGCAGCCCGACTGGTCGGATGGTCCAGAGCGACGCTCTACCGTCATCAGCACGCCACCGGCACCCCGGCAGCGGTCGGCGACTAG
- a CDS encoding helix-turn-helix domain-containing protein, with the protein MDALARWRILRLHVEDDIPLATLVRETGIGLRTLQRWNHDYAVAGIDGLKPSARADAGTRRTDPDLVAFVEQLGLTKPRPGMTALHRLAMAEADRIGCARPSYSTVRSILHRLDPALVTLALDGPAAYRDRHELVFRRRPRAYK; encoded by the coding sequence ATGGACGCGCTGGCCCGGTGGCGGATCCTGCGTCTCCATGTCGAGGATGACATTCCCCTGGCCACGCTGGTCAGGGAGACCGGAATCGGTCTGCGCACCCTTCAACGCTGGAACCATGACTACGCGGTGGCGGGGATCGACGGGCTGAAACCGAGCGCGCGAGCGGACGCGGGGACCCGGCGCACCGACCCAGACCTGGTCGCGTTCGTTGAGCAGCTCGGACTCACCAAACCGCGTCCCGGGATGACGGCCTTGCACCGGCTCGCCATGGCCGAGGCCGACCGCATCGGGTGCGCCCGTCCAAGCTATTCGACGGTCCGGTCGATCCTGCACCGCCTTGACCCGGCACTCGTGACCCTCGCGCTGGACGGCCCAGCCGCGTACCGGGACCGACACGAGCTAGTGTTCCGCCGCCGACCGCGAGCCTACAAGTAA
- a CDS encoding TetR/AcrR family transcriptional regulator produces the protein MEAKQRRISEAAAELFDAEGFSAVTTQQISDRADVAAGTLFRYAASKSELLLMVYNSKLDEALREGLERAESVSDPVEAVVALVEPLVTRASESPENAATYQRELLFGSPSERFRLEGLAHVQAFEEALAARLVDSDRGRGVTDDHDAARVASSSVFAVVHLAIARLYTGAHRGHDLRDDLRHQIAQIVRGLAATREATGERRP, from the coding sequence ATGGAGGCCAAGCAGCGGCGGATCTCCGAGGCGGCAGCCGAACTGTTCGACGCCGAGGGCTTCAGCGCCGTGACCACCCAGCAGATCTCGGACCGGGCAGACGTGGCCGCAGGCACTCTGTTCCGGTACGCCGCTTCGAAGAGCGAGTTGCTGTTGATGGTCTACAACTCCAAGCTCGACGAGGCGCTTCGCGAGGGCCTGGAGCGCGCCGAATCGGTCAGCGACCCGGTCGAGGCCGTGGTCGCGTTGGTCGAGCCGCTCGTGACACGGGCGAGCGAGTCGCCGGAGAACGCGGCCACCTACCAGCGCGAGCTGCTCTTCGGGTCGCCGTCCGAGAGATTCCGGCTCGAGGGCCTCGCTCACGTGCAGGCCTTCGAGGAAGCACTCGCCGCGCGCCTGGTCGACAGCGACCGAGGACGCGGGGTGACCGACGACCACGACGCCGCACGCGTCGCGAGCAGCTCCGTCTTCGCCGTGGTCCATCTCGCAATCGCTCGGCTGTACACCGGCGCCCACCGCGGACACGATCTGCGAGACGACCTCCGCCACCAGATCGCGCAGATCGTGCGGGGGCTGGCGGCGACCCGCGAGGCAACCGGCGAACGTCGACCATGA
- a CDS encoding 3-hydroxyacyl-CoA dehydrogenase — protein MSSIHKVTVLGTGVLGSQIAFQTAFSGFDVVAYDISDEILEKAKSRFSSLAETYKQDGVAGAAEGKAEKALENLTYSSDLADAVKDADLVIEAIPEVLKLKQETYEKLAEVAPEKTIFATNSSTLLPSDMKDFTGRPQKFLALHFANQVWKFNTGEVMGTDETDPAVFDEIVDFAAEIGMVPIPIHKEKAGYVLNSLLVPFLNAAAELAAGGYAEPHDVDKVWRIATGAPMGPFQIYDVIGLTTPYNIMSHGSPEAQKIAAWLKENYIDKGKLGISTGHGFYDYE, from the coding sequence ATGAGCAGCATCCACAAGGTCACAGTCCTCGGCACCGGCGTCCTGGGATCGCAGATCGCGTTCCAGACGGCGTTCAGCGGCTTCGACGTCGTCGCCTACGACATCAGTGACGAGATTCTCGAGAAGGCGAAGTCACGTTTCTCGTCACTGGCAGAGACCTACAAGCAGGACGGCGTCGCCGGGGCCGCCGAGGGGAAGGCGGAGAAGGCGCTCGAGAACCTGACGTATTCCTCCGACCTGGCAGACGCCGTCAAGGACGCGGATCTGGTGATCGAGGCGATCCCCGAGGTCTTGAAGCTGAAGCAGGAGACCTACGAGAAGCTCGCCGAGGTGGCGCCGGAGAAGACGATCTTCGCGACCAATTCCTCGACGCTGCTGCCCAGCGACATGAAGGACTTCACCGGCCGGCCGCAGAAGTTCCTCGCTCTGCACTTCGCCAATCAGGTCTGGAAGTTCAACACCGGAGAGGTGATGGGAACGGACGAGACCGACCCCGCCGTCTTCGATGAGATCGTCGACTTCGCGGCCGAGATCGGCATGGTGCCGATTCCGATCCACAAGGAGAAGGCAGGTTACGTCCTGAACTCTCTCCTGGTGCCCTTCCTGAACGCCGCAGCCGAGCTCGCCGCCGGCGGATACGCGGAGCCGCATGACGTCGACAAGGTCTGGCGCATCGCGACCGGCGCCCCCATGGGGCCGTTCCAGATCTACGACGTCATCGGGCTGACCACGCCGTACAACATCATGTCGCACGGCAGCCCGGAGGCTCAGAAGATCGCCGCCTGGTTGAAGGAGAACTACATCGACAAGGGCAAGCTCGGCATCTCGACGGGCCACGGCTTCTACGACTACGAGTGA